DNA sequence from the Methanolobus sp. ZRKC5 genome:
TAGGTGCTTTCCTTGAAAGCACCCTATAGACGTCCGTTTCTTAGATAAATCTTTTCCTTTAGAAAGGGTTCGAACAGCACCCTTACATTGTTTTATTTTATATGCTGCCCTGTTCTTTCAGTTTTTTAATTGCAATTTCAGCAGCTTTTTTCCCAGACAGCATCATTCCGCCAAATACCGGTCCCATTCTGGGTGCACCAGCAACAGCATTAGCTGCCATTCCGGTGACTATGAGGCCAGGATACACTTCTTTAGTAGTTTCCATTAGCATACGCTCTCCTACATCTGCCCACATGGGTTTTTCCCCTACAACACCCAGTTCGCCAAATTCTGCGCCTGGTACTTTACGCTGCACGGTGCTGCAAATACCGGCATCATGTCCAGTTCCGTCAATAACAACCTTTGCGCGCACGGCAAGTGGATCGACATGAAGGCGTGCCGTGGAAACCGGTCCCCAGTTGATCACAAGGCCACAAACAGTGTCATTCTCACGTATCATCACATCTTCTACATCAATAAGATTGAATATCTCTACGCCTGCTCCGGTTGCGCCACAGATCAACTTTGCAACGGATTCTATAGAACTTGCCACATAGTATCCTTTTTCATACTCATGGTAATCAATGTCAAAATCATCAAGGATATGTTTTGCATCTTCCTGGACTACTATGCGAGGGAACATCATTCCTCCTCCCCACATTCCTCCTCCGATTGAGAGTTTTTTCTCAAAAAGGGCAGTTTTAAGTCCAGCCTCACCAAGGTATTTAGCAGCAACCAGGTTTGCAGGGCCTCCACCTACAAGTGCTACATCCACATCAGTGTAATCAAGAAAAACCTTTGAAAATTCATCAACTATAGCTCTTGTAATAACAATTTCGTCTAGTTCCATTTAATTTCCTCATCAGAATCAATATCAAATATTTCTGATAAGTGCTATCTTTCTTAAAGTTAATGGGTAGGAAGGCACAGCGAAGTGTTTCTATCTCATTGAATTAAAGGATCATTTTATTATTTGTTTAATTTCACCCAGAACACACTACCTTTTCCTTCCGGATTATCTTCAACACCAACTGTCCCG
Encoded proteins:
- a CDS encoding sulfide-dependent adenosine diphosphate thiazole synthase encodes the protein MELDEIVITRAIVDEFSKVFLDYTDVDVALVGGGPANLVAAKYLGEAGLKTALFEKKLSIGGGMWGGGMMFPRIVVQEDAKHILDDFDIDYHEYEKGYYVASSIESVAKLICGATGAGVEIFNLIDVEDVMIRENDTVCGLVINWGPVSTARLHVDPLAVRAKVVIDGTGHDAGICSTVQRKVPGAEFGELGVVGEKPMWADVGERMLMETTKEVYPGLIVTGMAANAVAGAPRMGPVFGGMMLSGKKAAEIAIKKLKEQGSI